In one Lycium barbarum isolate Lr01 chromosome 7, ASM1917538v2, whole genome shotgun sequence genomic region, the following are encoded:
- the LOC132601678 gene encoding uncharacterized protein LOC132601678, protein MVNGTVTLDQELAQHIKDNIKVPDEEEDNEPCWMLETNGRFSVKSAWEFIRHRESKQTNYRFMWEKGLPIKISFFMWRVWKGRISTDDILKRMMINIPSRYWCCEEHKEETVGHLFITSSITVKLWKFFASCVGIPTDGVGLHQMIMAWWSAETKLKLQPRYREIPAVIMWSLWKRRNFIKHGGSVTF, encoded by the coding sequence ATGGTGAATGGAACAGTCACTCTAGATCAGGAATTGGCTCAGCATATCAAAGATAATATCAAAGTACcagatgaagaagaagataatGAACCATGTTGGATGTTGGAAACAAATGGAAGATTCTCAGTTAAATCTGCATGGGAGTTTATCAGACACAGAGAGAGCAAACAAACCAACTATAGGTTCATGTGGGAGAAAGGGTTGCCAATAAAGATAAGCTTTTTCATGTGGAGAGTGTGGAAAGGGAGAATCTCTACAGATGATATATTGAAAAGGATGATGATCAATATACCATCAAGATACTGGTGCTGTGAGGAGCATAAGGAGGAAACTGTAGGTCACTTATTTATAACATCTTCCATAACTGTCAAGTTATGGAAGTTCTTTGCTTCTTGTGTAGGTATTCCTACAGATGGAGTTGGTCTACATCAAATGATCATGGCATGGTGGTCTGCTGAGACAAAACTAAAATTGCAGCCTAGGTATAGAGAAATTCCTGCAGTGATCATGTGGTcattatggaagagaagaaactTCATTAAGCATGGAGGATCAGTTACCTTTTAA